In a genomic window of Polycladomyces abyssicola:
- the ytaF gene encoding sporulation membrane protein YtaF, with protein sequence MWPTLSMWLLASAVSFDGFVAGMTYGMRKVRIPIASVGVIAGFSGGLMLLSLHAGRWIAHGFSPFWSRLMGALILIGIGVWTLINNEQREEEPVARREAETGKTVLSFEIRMLGLVVQILKTPMAADMDRSGVISPLEAVWLGLALSLDAFGAGLGAAMMGYPPFPLALAIAGTSALFLLAGIRTGWKVSGRRWVSAVEFLPGLLMIAIGLFRLIH encoded by the coding sequence GTGTGGCCCACCCTGTCGATGTGGTTGCTGGCCAGTGCGGTCAGCTTTGACGGTTTCGTGGCCGGTATGACCTACGGCATGCGGAAAGTGAGGATTCCGATCGCTTCGGTCGGTGTCATAGCTGGATTCTCTGGCGGGTTGATGCTTCTCTCCCTGCATGCGGGACGTTGGATCGCACACGGTTTCTCCCCGTTTTGGAGCCGGTTGATGGGTGCACTCATTTTGATCGGCATCGGCGTATGGACGTTGATCAACAACGAACAACGGGAGGAGGAACCGGTTGCGCGTCGGGAAGCGGAAACGGGCAAGACGGTACTGTCCTTTGAAATCCGGATGCTCGGATTGGTCGTACAGATTTTGAAAACGCCGATGGCGGCTGACATGGACCGATCCGGTGTGATTTCTCCCTTGGAAGCTGTGTGGTTGGGATTGGCACTCTCGTTGGATGCCTTTGGAGCCGGTTTGGGAGCGGCGATGATGGGGTATCCGCCGTTCCCTCTCGCATTGGCGATCGCCGGAACCAGTGCACTGTTTCTGTTGGCCGGTATTCGGACAGGATGGAAAGTGTCGGGACGACGATGGGTATCAGCGGTGGAGTTCCTGCCCGGTTTACTGATGATTGCCATTGGTCTGTTCCGTCTGATTCACTAG